Genomic segment of uncultured Flavobacterium sp.:
TATACTAATTTAGTAGAACTTAGTTGTGGATTCTGTTATTTTTCTCGTTCAAAAGAACTATTTTTGTAGCAGAAAAATATTAAGAGTGCTGATTTTAGGTAGAAATCTAAAATCAGCGCTCTACAATCTAAAATCTATAAACGTGCTTTCAAAGAAAACAAAATACGGAATTAAAGCTCTTACATATCTTGCCAGGAGAGAAAATAACGAACCTGTACAAATTGCTGAAATTGCCAAAAGTGAACATATTTCAATTAAGTTTTTGGAAAGTATATTGTTATTGCTCAGAAATTCTGGGTTTTTGGGAGCGAAAAAAGGAAAAGGCGGAGGTTATTATCTGATAAAAGATCCGAAAGATATCAGTATGGCTAAAGTTTACCGTATCCTTGAAGGTCCAATTGCGTTGCTTCCTTGTGCAAGTCATAACTTTTATGAAAAATGCGATGATTGCGATGACGAATCAACCTGTGCAGCAAGACGATTAATGACTGAGGTAAGAGATAATACACTTAAAATACTTGAAAGTAACTCTCTTGCAGATATTGCATTTTAATTTTAAACCATATAAGTTATATAAGTTCATTTAATTAAGCTATGCCGCAAAATCTAAAATGAACTTATATAACTTATATGGTGAAAAAAATAGGTTTTAAAAAATCAATTTATATCCGGCAAAGAAAAGCATTACTGCAATAGCATTTCTAAGAAATAGGTCAGGCACCTTTCCGCTTAACATACTTCCCATAACAATTCCGGGAAGAGATCCCATTAATAGCTGAGCTAATAAAAATAAATCTAAATTTCCCATTGAAGCATGCCCAATTCCGGCAACAAGTGTTAACGGAACAGCATGTGCAATCTCAGTTCCTACCAATCTTGGTGTTGGTAAAAGCGGATAAAGGAAAAACAGCGTAACTGTTCCTAAAGCTCCTGCACCAATAGACGTCAAAGTTACAGTTGCACCTAATAAAACACCAATTCCTATAGTAAGCATATTTTGAGTATGGCTTTCGCTGTGAAATTTATCTCCGGCATGTTTTTGAGAAAAACGTAATAACCTTCTTTTAAATAAAATAGCGACTGATGTAAAAAGCAGTGCCCAGCCTAAACTGTATTTTATTACGGCATTTATAGTTGAGATATCGGTTTTTATACTATTTAATATCCATAAAGTCAGTAAAGCCGCAGGAACACTCCCTAAAGTAAGCCAGCCTGTGATCGACCAATTTATATTACTTTTTTTGTGATGCACAAATACGCCTCCCATTTTGGTAAAAGCTGCATATAATAAATCAGTACCAACTGCAGTTGTTGGCGGAATACCAAACCACAATAAAATAGGAGTCATTAAAGAGCCGCCTCCAACACCTGTTAACCCAACCACAAAACCAACGACTAAACCTGCAATTACAAGACCTATTTGAAAATCCATGAATTAAATTTTGCAGTAAAAATAACAACTATTTTATAATTATCCTATGGATATGGTAGACTTTAAGAATTGTATTTGAAAAAAGAAGAAAATCACGATGTTATGTTGTTGTAACACAGTTAAATAGTATTTTTAACTTATTAAACAGATTTGTTAAATTCTTTAAATTGCTCTTTTAGTTAATGTTACGATAATTTGAGGTGTAAAAAAATGAAATATTGTTTTGATATTTAGAAATAAATAGTAATTTTGCCTCTCAATCTACTAACCCGATAGGGTAATGGATTTTAAAACAAAACGAATCATCCAAATATGGAAAAGGAGCTAAAAATAAATACTATCGATGTTAAGTCTGATGCATCAATAAAAGAAAGATTATGGGTTGTAGTACCCGTTGTTTTATTGGTTGGCTTATTGTCAACATTAGTTTACAATCATTATGCTGAATTTTCCTGGAATGGATTTGTTGGCGGTTTTAATCAAGAATTTTTAGTGTTTTTTACTATTGGTGTTTTTGCACAATTAGTCGATGGAACTTTAGGAATGGGTTATGGAGCAACTTCGACCTCATTTTTATTAGCTTACGGAGTTCCGCCAGTTGTGAGTAGTACGGCAGTTCACGTATCTGAAATGTTTACAACGGGTGCATCGGCGCTATCACATCATCGATTTGGAAATATCAATAAAAAACTAGTAAAACATTTATTGATTCCAGGGGTTTTAGGTTCAATAACAGGAGCTTATTTATTGGCAGATGTAATTAATGGAGATGTTATTAAGCCATTTATTGCAGTTTACATGATTATTCTGGCTGTCATTATTATTAAAAAAGCCTTGAAAAAAAGTATTATAAAAAAGAAAACTAAAAAACTTGGTTATCTGGCTCTTTTTGGAGGTTTTATGGATTCAGTTGGCGGCGGAGGCTGGGGACCAATTGTAACCTCTACTTTATTAGGAAGAGGCAGAAATCCAAGATATACAATAGGTTCTGTAAATGCTGCTGAGTTTGCAGTTTCATTTGCAAGCGGAATTACTTTCATGCTTTTTGGAGGAATTCACGGTTGGCAGGTTATCATAGGTTTGATTTTAGGAGGAGTTATTTCAGCGCCATTAGCAGCTTATCTGGTAAATAAAATCAAAAGAAAGCCAATGATGATTGCCGTTGGAATCTTAATTATAGTATTGAGTTTAAAAACATTATCTAAATTATTGTAATATTTTTTAGAAAGGAAAGAAAAGAATATGAGTGCGACAATTATACAATCATTATTAGATAAAACGAAAGATTTTTCGCTTGACGAAACATTAGTTTTTTTAGCAAATGAATATCCGGGAAAAGTAATTTTTTCGACATCTTTTGGTCAGGAAGATCAGGTAATTACAGATTTTTTAGCAAAAAGTAATACTGATATTACCATTTTTACTTTAGATACCGGAAGATTATTTCAGGAGACTTATGATGTATTTCATAAAACATTAAAAAAGTATAAAAAACAAATTGAAGTTTATTTTCCGGAAGCAACGGCGGTAGAAAATTTACTGAAACAAAAAGGACCAAATAGCTTTTACGATTCAGTAGAAAACAGAAAAGAATGTTGTTTTATCCGTAAAGTAGTTCCTTTAAGAAAAGCTTTGGCAGGAAATTCAGTTTGGATTACAGGATTAAGAGCCGAACAATCAGAAAACAGACAAGATTTACATTTGTTTGAATACGATGGAAACTTCGAAATCATAAAATTCAATCCATTATTAAAATGGACTTTAGAAGAAGTTGAAGCTTACTTGTCAGAGAATAATGTTCCTCAAAATGCTTTACACAAACAAGGTTTCGTAAGTATAGGCTGCGCACCATGTACAAGAGCAATTTTTCCAGGTGAAGATATCAGAGCTGGAAGATGGTGGTGGGAATCGAGTCATAAAGAATGTGGTTTGCATAGTGCTAAGAAAGACTAAGTAGAAGAAAGAAGCTAGAGGCAAGATTCTGATGCTAGAGAATAGATTAAAGAATATAGATTTAAAGTTCCGGAGGAACGATTCATATTGTAGCGTCGGGTTTTAACCCGATGAAGGTTGAAGATTGTAATGTCGGATTTTAATCCGGGGGAGAACGAAGATTTATATTGTAGCGTTGGGTTTCAACCCGATGGAGAATAAGAGAATAGAATACAGAGTGGAGATTTTTAGATCAGGTGAAAAAACTTGAAACTTTAAACCTGAAACTAAAGTTTTCCACAAACAAAAATATCAAACAAAAAAACAATGAGTTCAGTATTAAAAACAAACGCTTTAGAGAGTGAAGCAATATACATTTTCAGAGAAGTAATTTCACAGTTTGACAAACCGGTTTTACTTTTTTCTGGAGGAAAAGATTCTATAACATTAGTGCGTTTAGCGCAAAAAGCATTTTTCCCGGCTAAAATTCCGTTTCCTCTATTGCACGTTGATACAGGACATAATTTTCCTGAAACAATTGCTTTCAGAGATAAATTAGTTGAAGAATTAGGTTTGGAATTAATCGTTCGTAATGTTCAGGATGCTATTGATGAAGGAAAAGTAGTTGAAGAAACCGGAAAATATTCTAGTAGAAACAGCTTACAGACCATTACACTTTTAGATGCAATCGAAGAATTTAAGTTTGATGCATGTATTGGTGGAGCACGTCGTGATGAAGAAAAAGCAAGAGCAAAAGAACGTATTTTTTCAGTTCGTGATGATTTCGGACAATGGGACGAAAAAAATCAAAGACCGGAGTTGTTTGATATTTTGAATGGAAAAATCGAAAATGGTCAAAACGTTCGTG
This window contains:
- a CDS encoding Rrf2 family transcriptional regulator, with the translated sequence MLSKKTKYGIKALTYLARRENNEPVQIAEIAKSEHISIKFLESILLLLRNSGFLGAKKGKGGGYYLIKDPKDISMAKVYRILEGPIALLPCASHNFYEKCDDCDDESTCAARRLMTEVRDNTLKILESNSLADIAF
- a CDS encoding sulfite exporter TauE/SafE family protein, with product MDFQIGLVIAGLVVGFVVGLTGVGGGSLMTPILLWFGIPPTTAVGTDLLYAAFTKMGGVFVHHKKSNINWSITGWLTLGSVPAALLTLWILNSIKTDISTINAVIKYSLGWALLFTSVAILFKRRLLRFSQKHAGDKFHSESHTQNMLTIGIGVLLGATVTLTSIGAGALGTVTLFFLYPLLPTPRLVGTEIAHAVPLTLVAGIGHASMGNLDLFLLAQLLMGSLPGIVMGSMLSGKVPDLFLRNAIAVMLFFAGYKLIF
- a CDS encoding sulfite exporter TauE/SafE family protein, with protein sequence MEKELKINTIDVKSDASIKERLWVVVPVVLLVGLLSTLVYNHYAEFSWNGFVGGFNQEFLVFFTIGVFAQLVDGTLGMGYGATSTSFLLAYGVPPVVSSTAVHVSEMFTTGASALSHHRFGNINKKLVKHLLIPGVLGSITGAYLLADVINGDVIKPFIAVYMIILAVIIIKKALKKSIIKKKTKKLGYLALFGGFMDSVGGGGWGPIVTSTLLGRGRNPRYTIGSVNAAEFAVSFASGITFMLFGGIHGWQVIIGLILGGVISAPLAAYLVNKIKRKPMMIAVGILIIVLSLKTLSKLL
- a CDS encoding phosphoadenylyl-sulfate reductase, giving the protein MSATIIQSLLDKTKDFSLDETLVFLANEYPGKVIFSTSFGQEDQVITDFLAKSNTDITIFTLDTGRLFQETYDVFHKTLKKYKKQIEVYFPEATAVENLLKQKGPNSFYDSVENRKECCFIRKVVPLRKALAGNSVWITGLRAEQSENRQDLHLFEYDGNFEIIKFNPLLKWTLEEVEAYLSENNVPQNALHKQGFVSIGCAPCTRAIFPGEDIRAGRWWWESSHKECGLHSAKKD
- the cysD gene encoding sulfate adenylyltransferase subunit CysD gives rise to the protein MSSVLKTNALESEAIYIFREVISQFDKPVLLFSGGKDSITLVRLAQKAFFPAKIPFPLLHVDTGHNFPETIAFRDKLVEELGLELIVRNVQDAIDEGKVVEETGKYSSRNSLQTITLLDAIEEFKFDACIGGARRDEEKARAKERIFSVRDDFGQWDEKNQRPELFDILNGKIENGQNVRVFPISNWTELDVWSYIEKEHIEIPSIYFSHKRKVFLRDGLIWSHSPFVYQDEDEQIEERIVRFRTVGDMSCTAAVESYAATIQEVVGEIRESTISERGARIDDKRSEAAMEKRKQQGYF